The following proteins are encoded in a genomic region of Brachypodium distachyon strain Bd21 chromosome 1, Brachypodium_distachyon_v3.0, whole genome shotgun sequence:
- the LOC100844822 gene encoding PGR5-like protein 1A, chloroplastic, with protein MASEVALSPASRLPSLSSRARPSSALAARSSSLPRPALISKSHQHRRAALLLLRPRATDQQGQVQQQEDEVVDSNVLPYCSLDRKEKKTIGEMEQEFLRALQSFYYDQKAIMSNEEFDNLKEELMWEGSSVVMLSADEQRLLEASMAYIAGNPIMTDAEFDQLKLRLKQDGSDIVTEGPRCSLRSRKVYSDLSVDYLRMYLLNVPATVVALGLFFFIDELTGFEVNVFQLPEPFGFIFTWFAALPLILLIAQSVTNAIIKDVLILKGPCPNCGTENLSFYGTILSIASGGTTNNVKCANCKTVLVYNSKTRLITLPES; from the exons ATGGCCTCCGAGGTGGCGCTCTCGCCGGCGTCCCGCCTGCCTTCCCTCTCCTCCAGGGCCAGGCCCTcctccgccctcgccgcccgtTCGTCGTCCCTGCCACGACCGGCGCTGATCTCAAAGTCGCACCAgcaccgccgcgccgcgctcctcctcctccggccccgCGCCACCGACCAGCAAG GCCAGgtccagcagcaggaggaTGAGGTGGTCGACAGCAACGTCCTCCCTTACTGCAGCCTCGAccggaaggagaagaagaccATCGGGGAGATGGAGCAGGAGTTCCTACGAGCCTTGCAA TCCTTCTACTATGATCAGAAGGCCATCATGTCCAACGAGGAGTTCGACAACCTCAAGGAGGAGCTCATGTGGGAAGGAAGCAGCGTCGTCATGCTAA GTGCCGATGAGCAAAGGCTGCTGGAAGCCTCCATGGCCTACATCGCCGGCAATCCCATCATGACGGATGCTGAATTTGACCAGTTGAAGCTCAGATTGAAG CAAGATGGAAGTGACATCGTGACAGAAGGTCCCAGGTGCAGTCTGCGGAGTCGAAAG GTTTACAGCGATCTGTCTGTTGACTACTTAAGGATGTACCTGCTGAATGTTCCAGCAACTGTTGTTGCTCTTGGACT GTTCTTTTTCATCGATGAGTTGACTGGCTTTGAGGTCAATGTGTTCCAG CTGCCAGAGCCTTTCGGTTTCATTTTCACATGGTTTGCTGCTTTACCACTGATATTGCTCATAGCACAGTCGGTAACGAATGCGATAATAAAGGACGTATTAATCCTGAAG GGCCCATGTCCAAATTGTGGTACTGAAAATCTTTCCTTCTACGGGACGATACTGTCGATCGCCAGTGGCGGCACAACGAACAATGTCAAGTGTGCAAA TTGCAAAACCGTGCTGGTATATAACTCGAAAACTCGGCTGATCACGCTTCCAGAATCATGA
- the LOC100841683 gene encoding probable carbohydrate esterase At4g34215 isoform X1, with protein MLLPRLPVLFLLVASAGRLFFRDARADVPPSNKVVFVLAGQSNMAGRGGVTGARWDGVVPPDSAPSPSVLRLTADLRWEEAREPLHQGIDVGGGNRAVGVGPGMAFANAVLRSGRLDGAAVGLVPCAVGGTRMAEWGKGSELYGDMVRRARVAVETGGRIGAVLWYQGESDTVRWADANSYGRRMAMLVRDLRADLAMPHLLLIQVGLASGLGQYTEVVREAQKGLRLHNVRFVDAMGLPFQDGHLHLNTQAQVQLGHMLAQSYLDYGTSNKH; from the exons atgcttcttcctcgtctcccggttctcttcctcctcgtcgcgtCCGCCGGGCGGCTGTTCTTCCGGGATGCGCGGGCGGACGTGCCGCCGTCGAACAAGGTGGTGTTCGTGCTGGCGGGGCAGTCCAACAtggccggccgcggcggggtgACCGGCGCGCGCTGGGACGGGGTCGTGCCGCCGGACAGCGCCCCGTCCCCCTCCGTCCTCCGCCTCACTGCCGACCTCCGCTGGGAGGAGGCCCGTGAGCCGCTGCACCAGGGGatcgacgtcggcggcggcaaccgcgCCGTCGGGGTCGGCCCCGGGATGGCCTTCGCCAACGCCGTTCTCCGCTCCGGCCGCCtcgacggcgcggcggtcgGGCTCGTCCCTTGCGCCGTCGGGGGCACGCGGATGGCGGAGTGGGGGAAAGGGTCGGAGCTCTACGGCGACATGGTGCGGCGCGCCAGGGTCGCCGTGGAGACCGGGGGACGGATCGGGGCCGTGCTCTGGTACCAGGGGGAGAGCGACACCGTGCGGTGGGCTGATGCCAATTCTTACGGCCGCCGGATGGCCATGCTCGTCCGCGACCTCCGCGCCGATCTCGCCATgccgcacctcctcctcatccag GTTGGTCTCGCATCTGGGCTTGGGCAGTACACTGAGGTCGTAAGAGAAGCTCAGAAAGGATTGAGGCTTCACAACGTGAGGTTTGTCGATGCAATGGGGCTGCCGTTCCAGGATGGCCATCTGCATCTTAACACCCAGGCTCAAGTCCAGCTTGGACACATGTTGGCCCAATCCTATTTGGATTATGGTACATCCAACAAACACTAG